A region from the Achromobacter seleniivolatilans genome encodes:
- a CDS encoding Com family DNA-binding transcriptional regulator, whose translation MEELRCTNCGRKLAETTGYVRLNIKCSRCKTVNAFSMAESAPSAQSHNQACRRASSPEVSRHGGQRP comes from the coding sequence ATGGAAGAACTACGTTGTACCAACTGCGGGCGCAAGCTCGCGGAAACGACCGGATATGTCCGGCTCAACATCAAATGTTCGCGGTGCAAGACCGTGAACGCGTTTTCGATGGCCGAGAGCGCCCCGAGCGCCCAGAGCCACAATCAAGCATGCCGCCGAGCATCCAGCCCAGAGGTAAGCAGGCATGGAGGCCAACGGCCATAA